In Henningerozyma blattae CBS 6284 chromosome 7, complete genome, a single genomic region encodes these proteins:
- the TBLA0G03340 gene encoding uncharacterized protein, whose amino-acid sequence MSKSETQLFQFDSARYQFHNEFATQTHEAIENEYYDLEKIQSQQERLERPQLREIVSAPGRFATIEFEAEGPPSDMTNDPMILNIQKYLMEEISKEIMKTSIDTTTRKMDENEKIRQNSTSSNSSFPINNNSVPYRHHRSSSSLSQKNIIRSLPSIVEEKAQSNNPINSQSNYHFYSNMNPIPYSRSYLSLFSNNNYTSTNNSNNSSNCNSREETNTTHLDSPTNNSFANNNSPANNNTHNHNQSHSHNQSHSHNHTRT is encoded by the coding sequence ATGTCAAAATCAGAAACacaattatttcaattcgATTCTGCAAGGTATCAATTCCACAATGAATTTGCTACACAGACTCATGAAgctattgaaaatgaatattatgatttagaaaagaTTCAATCCCAGCAAGAACGGTTAGAAAGACCACAATTACGTGAAATAGTTTCTGCACCAGGTAGATTTGCTACGATAGAATTTGAAGCTGAAGGGCCTCCTTCAGATATGACTAATGATCCAATGATACTGAacattcaaaaatatttgatggAAGAGATTAGTAAAGAAATTATGAAAACTTCTATTGATACAACAACAAGAAAGATGGACGAGAATGAGAAGATACGACAAAACTCAACTTCCAGTAATAGTTCTTttccaattaataataattctgtaCCGTATCGACATCATAGGTCTAGTTCTTCACTAagtcaaaaaaatatcattcgCTCTCTACCTTCAATTGTTGAAGAGAAAGCTCAATCTAATAATCCTATTAATTCTCAATctaattatcatttttattcaaacatGAACCCTATACCATATTCAAGATCATATTTAAGTTTATtctctaataataattatacaagtactaataattcaaataattcatcaaattgTAATTCCCGCGAAGAAACTAATACAACACACCTTGATTCCCCTACAAATAATTCCTTTGCAAACAATAATTCCCCTGCAAACAACAATACCCATAATCATAATCAATCTCATTCCCATAATCAATCTCATTCCCATAATCATACCCGTACGTAG